A single genomic interval of Gallus gallus isolate bGalGal1 chromosome 10, bGalGal1.mat.broiler.GRCg7b, whole genome shotgun sequence harbors:
- the TUBGCP4 gene encoding gamma-tubulin complex component 4 isoform X1 yields MIHELLLALSGYPGAAFTWSKRGGLQVSQELPFLHPSETSVLNRLCRLGTDYIRFTEFVEQHTGHVQQQDHHLSQQNQSGLHGIYLRAFCTGLDSVLQPYRQALLDLEQEFLADPHLSISHVNYSLDQFQLLFPSVMVVVEQIKTQKIHGCQVLETVHKHSCGGLPPVRSALEKILAVCHGVMYKQLSAWMLHGLLLDQHEEFFIKQGPSGNVCGQPDDDDDDLGIGGLTGKQLRELQDLRLIEEENMLAPSLKQFSLRVEMLPSYIPVRVAEKILFVGESVQMFENQNVNLTRKGSILKNQEDTFAAELHRLKQQPLFSLVDFESVVDWIRSTVAEHLWKLMVEESDLLGQLKIIKDFYLLGRGELFQAFIDTAQHMLKTPPTAVTEHDVNVAFQQSAHKVLLDDDNLLPLLHLTIEYHGKEHKDSSQTREGPSRELSPREAPASGWAALGLSYKVQWPLHILFTPAVLEKYNVVFKYLLSVRRVQAELQHCWALQMQRKHLKSNRTDAIKWRLRDHMAFLVDNLQYYLQVDVLESQFSQLLQQINATRDFESIRLAHDHFLSNLLAQSFILLKPVFHCLNEILDICHSFCSLVSQNLGPLDERGAAQLSILVKGFSRQSSLLFKILSSVRNHQINSDLAQLLLRLDYNKYYTQAGGTLGSFGV; encoded by the exons ATGATCCACGAGCTGCTGCTGGCGCTCAGCGGGTACCCGGGCGCGGCCTTTACCTGGAGCAAGCGCGGTGGGCTGCAG GTGTCCCAGGAATTGCCGTTCTTACACCCCAGCGAGACCAGCGTCCTGAACCGCCTCTGCCGCCTCGGCACCGACTACATCCGCTTCACCGAATTCGTGGAGCAGCACACGGGACACGTACAGCAGCAG GACCATCACCTATCTCAGCAAAACCAGAGTGGATTGCATGGCATTTATTTGCGAGCATTCTGCACGGGTCTTGATTCAGTGTTGCAGCCGTATCGACAGGCACTGCTTGACTTGGAACAAGAG TTTCTGGCTGACCCACATCTTTCCATCTCACACGTTAATTATTCCTTGGACCAG TTTCAGTTACTCTTCCCATCTGTGATGGTTGTGGTGGAACAGATCAAGACTCAAAAG attCATGGATGTCAGGTACTGGAAACTGTCCACAAACATAGCTGTGGAGGGTTGCCTCCCGTTCGCAGTGCTCTTGAAAA GATTCTGGCTGTGTGTCATGGAGTCATGTATAAGCAGCTCTCTGCCTGGATGCTGCATGGATTGCTACTAGACCAACACGAAGAGTTCTTTATCAAACAGGGCCCTTCTGGGAATGTCTGTGGCCAACccgatgatgatgatgatgaccTAGGAATTGGAGGACTTACAGGAAAACAGCTACGAGAGCTGCAGGACCTG CGCTTGATTGAGGAGGAGAACATGTTGGCTCCATCTCTAAAACAGTTTTCTCTGCGAGTGGAGATGCTGCCATCGTACATTCCTGTGCGAGTTGCTGAAAAAATCTTGTTTGTGGGAGAGTCTGTACAAATGTTTGAGAATCAAAATGTTAACCTGACCAGAAAAG GCTCCATCCTAAAAAACCAGGAGGACACTTTCGCAGCAGAACTACATCGACTCAAACAGCAGCCACTCTTTAGTTTAGTAGACTTTGAATCTGTGGTTGACTGGATACGGAGTACAGTTGCTGAG CATCTTTGGAAACTGATGGTGGAGGAATCTGACTTACTAGGACAACTGAAG ATTATAAAAGACTTTTACCTTTTGGGAAGAGGCGAGCTGTTTCAGGCCTTCATTGACACTGCACAGCACATGTTAAAAACACCACCTACGGCTGTAACAGAACATG ATGTCAatgttgcatttcagcagtcTGCTCATAAGGTACTGTTAGATGATGACAAccttcttcctttgcttcaCTTGACCATTGAGTATCATGGAAAGGAGCATAAAG ATTCTTCTCAGACTCGTGAAGGGCCTTCCCGAGAGCTTTCTCCACGTGAAGCCCCTGCATCTGGCTGGGCAGCTCTGGGCCTTTCTTACAAAGTTCAGTGGCCACTGCATATTCTCTTTACTCCTGCTGTTTTGGAGAA GTACAATGTTGTGTTCAAATACCTGCTCAGCGTGCGACGGGTCCAGGCGGAGCTACAACACTGCTGGGCTCTCCAGATGCAACGTAAACACCTGAAGTCTAACAGAACTGATGCCATCAAATGGCGCCTGAGGGACCACATGGCTTTTCTTGTGGACAATCTTCAGTATTATCTCCAG GTGGATGTACTGGAATCTCAGTTCTCACAGCTTCTCCAGCAAATAAATGCCACACGAGATTTTGAGAGTATACGACTGGCTCATGATCATTTCTTAAGTAATCTGTTGGCTCAGTCTTTCATCCTCCTGAAACCT GTTTTCCACTGTTTAAATGAAATTCTGGACATTTGTCATAGTTTTTGTTCTCTGGTGAGTCAGAATCTGGGACCATTAGATGAGCGTGGAGCTGCACAACTCAGTATTCTGGTGAAG GGGTTCAGTCGTCAGTCATCGCTGCTCTTCAAGATTCTCTCCAGTGTTCGAAACCATCAAATAAACTCTGACTTAGCTCAACTGCTGCTACGTCTGGATTATAACAAATATTACACACAGGCTGGAGGAACCTTGGGCAG TTTTGGGGTTTGA
- the TUBGCP4 gene encoding gamma-tubulin complex component 4 isoform X2, producing MIHELLLALSGYPGAAFTWSKRGGLQVSQELPFLHPSETSVLNRLCRLGTDYIRFTEFVEQHTGHVQQQDHHLSQQNQSGLHGIYLRAFCTGLDSVLQPYRQALLDLEQEFLADPHLSISHVNYSLDQFQLLFPSVMVVVEQIKTQKIHGCQVLETVHKHSCGGLPPVRSALEKILAVCHGVMYKQLSAWMLHGLLLDQHEEFFIKQGPSGNVCGQPDDDDDDLGIGGLTGKQLRELQDLRLIEEENMLAPSLKQFSLRVEMLPSYIPVRVAEKILFVGESVQMFENQNVNLTRKGSILKNQEDTFAAELHRLKQQPLFSLVDFESVVDWIRSTVAEHLWKLMVEESDLLGQLKIIKDFYLLGRGELFQAFIDTAQHMLKTPPTAVTEHDVNVAFQQSAHKVLLDDDNLLPLLHLTIEYHGKEHKDSSQTREGPSRELSPREAPASGWAALGLSYKVQWPLHILFTPAVLEKYNVVFKYLLSVRRVQAELQHCWALQMQRKHLKSNRTDAIKWRLRDHMAFLVDNLQYYLQVDVLESQFSQLLQQINATRDFESIRLAHDHFLSNLLAQSFILLKPVFHCLNEILDICHSFCSLVSQNLGPLDERGAAQLSILVKFWGLSTKTFSSNLQPTAEKAVEAVQLALA from the exons ATGATCCACGAGCTGCTGCTGGCGCTCAGCGGGTACCCGGGCGCGGCCTTTACCTGGAGCAAGCGCGGTGGGCTGCAG GTGTCCCAGGAATTGCCGTTCTTACACCCCAGCGAGACCAGCGTCCTGAACCGCCTCTGCCGCCTCGGCACCGACTACATCCGCTTCACCGAATTCGTGGAGCAGCACACGGGACACGTACAGCAGCAG GACCATCACCTATCTCAGCAAAACCAGAGTGGATTGCATGGCATTTATTTGCGAGCATTCTGCACGGGTCTTGATTCAGTGTTGCAGCCGTATCGACAGGCACTGCTTGACTTGGAACAAGAG TTTCTGGCTGACCCACATCTTTCCATCTCACACGTTAATTATTCCTTGGACCAG TTTCAGTTACTCTTCCCATCTGTGATGGTTGTGGTGGAACAGATCAAGACTCAAAAG attCATGGATGTCAGGTACTGGAAACTGTCCACAAACATAGCTGTGGAGGGTTGCCTCCCGTTCGCAGTGCTCTTGAAAA GATTCTGGCTGTGTGTCATGGAGTCATGTATAAGCAGCTCTCTGCCTGGATGCTGCATGGATTGCTACTAGACCAACACGAAGAGTTCTTTATCAAACAGGGCCCTTCTGGGAATGTCTGTGGCCAACccgatgatgatgatgatgaccTAGGAATTGGAGGACTTACAGGAAAACAGCTACGAGAGCTGCAGGACCTG CGCTTGATTGAGGAGGAGAACATGTTGGCTCCATCTCTAAAACAGTTTTCTCTGCGAGTGGAGATGCTGCCATCGTACATTCCTGTGCGAGTTGCTGAAAAAATCTTGTTTGTGGGAGAGTCTGTACAAATGTTTGAGAATCAAAATGTTAACCTGACCAGAAAAG GCTCCATCCTAAAAAACCAGGAGGACACTTTCGCAGCAGAACTACATCGACTCAAACAGCAGCCACTCTTTAGTTTAGTAGACTTTGAATCTGTGGTTGACTGGATACGGAGTACAGTTGCTGAG CATCTTTGGAAACTGATGGTGGAGGAATCTGACTTACTAGGACAACTGAAG ATTATAAAAGACTTTTACCTTTTGGGAAGAGGCGAGCTGTTTCAGGCCTTCATTGACACTGCACAGCACATGTTAAAAACACCACCTACGGCTGTAACAGAACATG ATGTCAatgttgcatttcagcagtcTGCTCATAAGGTACTGTTAGATGATGACAAccttcttcctttgcttcaCTTGACCATTGAGTATCATGGAAAGGAGCATAAAG ATTCTTCTCAGACTCGTGAAGGGCCTTCCCGAGAGCTTTCTCCACGTGAAGCCCCTGCATCTGGCTGGGCAGCTCTGGGCCTTTCTTACAAAGTTCAGTGGCCACTGCATATTCTCTTTACTCCTGCTGTTTTGGAGAA GTACAATGTTGTGTTCAAATACCTGCTCAGCGTGCGACGGGTCCAGGCGGAGCTACAACACTGCTGGGCTCTCCAGATGCAACGTAAACACCTGAAGTCTAACAGAACTGATGCCATCAAATGGCGCCTGAGGGACCACATGGCTTTTCTTGTGGACAATCTTCAGTATTATCTCCAG GTGGATGTACTGGAATCTCAGTTCTCACAGCTTCTCCAGCAAATAAATGCCACACGAGATTTTGAGAGTATACGACTGGCTCATGATCATTTCTTAAGTAATCTGTTGGCTCAGTCTTTCATCCTCCTGAAACCT GTTTTCCACTGTTTAAATGAAATTCTGGACATTTGTCATAGTTTTTGTTCTCTGGTGAGTCAGAATCTGGGACCATTAGATGAGCGTGGAGCTGCACAACTCAGTATTCTGGTGAAG TTTTGGGGTTTGAGCACTAAGACCTTTTCTTCAAACCTGCAAccaacagcagagaaagcagtggAGGCTGTGCAGTTGGCTCTTGCCTAG
- the TUBGCP4 gene encoding gamma-tubulin complex component 4 isoform X3, producing MIHELLLALSGYPGAAFTWSKRGGLQVSQELPFLHPSETSVLNRLCRLGTDYIRFTEFVEQHTGHVQQQDHHLSQQNQSGLHGIYLRAFCTGLDSVLQPYRQALLDLEQEFLADPHLSISHVNYSLDQFQLLFPSVMVVVEQIKTQKIHGCQVLETVHKHSCGGLPPVRSALEKILAVCHGVMYKQLSAWMLHGLLLDQHEEFFIKQGPSGNVCGQPDDDDDDLGIGGLTGKQLRELQDLRLIEEENMLAPSLKQFSLRVEMLPSYIPVRVAEKILFVGESVQMFENQNVNLTRKGSILKNQEDTFAAELHRLKQQPLFSLVDFESVVDWIRSTVAEHLWKLMVEESDLLGQLKIIKDFYLLGRGELFQAFIDTAQHMLKTPPTAVTEHDVNVAFQQSAHKVLLDDDNLLPLLHLTIEYHGKEHKDSSQTREGPSRELSPREAPASGWAALGLSYKVQWPLHILFTPAVLEKYNVVFKYLLSVRRVQAELQHCWALQMQRKHLKSNRTDAIKWRLRDHMAFLVDNLQYYLQVDVLESQFSQLLQQINATRDFESIRLAHDHFLSNLLAQSFILLKPVFHCLNEILDICHSFCSLVSQNLGPLDERGAAQLSILVKVPCNL from the exons ATGATCCACGAGCTGCTGCTGGCGCTCAGCGGGTACCCGGGCGCGGCCTTTACCTGGAGCAAGCGCGGTGGGCTGCAG GTGTCCCAGGAATTGCCGTTCTTACACCCCAGCGAGACCAGCGTCCTGAACCGCCTCTGCCGCCTCGGCACCGACTACATCCGCTTCACCGAATTCGTGGAGCAGCACACGGGACACGTACAGCAGCAG GACCATCACCTATCTCAGCAAAACCAGAGTGGATTGCATGGCATTTATTTGCGAGCATTCTGCACGGGTCTTGATTCAGTGTTGCAGCCGTATCGACAGGCACTGCTTGACTTGGAACAAGAG TTTCTGGCTGACCCACATCTTTCCATCTCACACGTTAATTATTCCTTGGACCAG TTTCAGTTACTCTTCCCATCTGTGATGGTTGTGGTGGAACAGATCAAGACTCAAAAG attCATGGATGTCAGGTACTGGAAACTGTCCACAAACATAGCTGTGGAGGGTTGCCTCCCGTTCGCAGTGCTCTTGAAAA GATTCTGGCTGTGTGTCATGGAGTCATGTATAAGCAGCTCTCTGCCTGGATGCTGCATGGATTGCTACTAGACCAACACGAAGAGTTCTTTATCAAACAGGGCCCTTCTGGGAATGTCTGTGGCCAACccgatgatgatgatgatgaccTAGGAATTGGAGGACTTACAGGAAAACAGCTACGAGAGCTGCAGGACCTG CGCTTGATTGAGGAGGAGAACATGTTGGCTCCATCTCTAAAACAGTTTTCTCTGCGAGTGGAGATGCTGCCATCGTACATTCCTGTGCGAGTTGCTGAAAAAATCTTGTTTGTGGGAGAGTCTGTACAAATGTTTGAGAATCAAAATGTTAACCTGACCAGAAAAG GCTCCATCCTAAAAAACCAGGAGGACACTTTCGCAGCAGAACTACATCGACTCAAACAGCAGCCACTCTTTAGTTTAGTAGACTTTGAATCTGTGGTTGACTGGATACGGAGTACAGTTGCTGAG CATCTTTGGAAACTGATGGTGGAGGAATCTGACTTACTAGGACAACTGAAG ATTATAAAAGACTTTTACCTTTTGGGAAGAGGCGAGCTGTTTCAGGCCTTCATTGACACTGCACAGCACATGTTAAAAACACCACCTACGGCTGTAACAGAACATG ATGTCAatgttgcatttcagcagtcTGCTCATAAGGTACTGTTAGATGATGACAAccttcttcctttgcttcaCTTGACCATTGAGTATCATGGAAAGGAGCATAAAG ATTCTTCTCAGACTCGTGAAGGGCCTTCCCGAGAGCTTTCTCCACGTGAAGCCCCTGCATCTGGCTGGGCAGCTCTGGGCCTTTCTTACAAAGTTCAGTGGCCACTGCATATTCTCTTTACTCCTGCTGTTTTGGAGAA GTACAATGTTGTGTTCAAATACCTGCTCAGCGTGCGACGGGTCCAGGCGGAGCTACAACACTGCTGGGCTCTCCAGATGCAACGTAAACACCTGAAGTCTAACAGAACTGATGCCATCAAATGGCGCCTGAGGGACCACATGGCTTTTCTTGTGGACAATCTTCAGTATTATCTCCAG GTGGATGTACTGGAATCTCAGTTCTCACAGCTTCTCCAGCAAATAAATGCCACACGAGATTTTGAGAGTATACGACTGGCTCATGATCATTTCTTAAGTAATCTGTTGGCTCAGTCTTTCATCCTCCTGAAACCT GTTTTCCACTGTTTAAATGAAATTCTGGACATTTGTCATAGTTTTTGTTCTCTGGTGAGTCAGAATCTGGGACCATTAGATGAGCGTGGAGCTGCACAACTCAGTATTCTGGTGAAG GTTCCCTGTAATTTGTAG